A genomic window from Silene latifolia isolate original U9 population chromosome Y, ASM4854445v1, whole genome shotgun sequence includes:
- the LOC141627783 gene encoding uncharacterized protein LOC141627783 has translation MVEPSNVENTIMQALTQILQNQQDANAHMNFNIAQKMGDRQGSFDWIVSQLERNKARTYGGEVDPIELSEWFRDMEKNFSLYDVQDRDNVKLASHVLVKEADRWWIITGPSATQDPTFDWNHFKTLVESRFYPKELKQQKLKEFIDFKQGGLSVQAFTDKFTDLAHYAPKFVKDKDERVYFYRSKLNLKFESIDANGPERSRIEPFAILLACIHEMEGIRAGTLSPWDA, from the exons ATGGTGGAACCAAGCAATGTGGAGAATACAATCATGCAAGCCCTTACTCAAATCCTCCAAAATCAACAAGATGCCAATGCTCATATGAATTTCAATATCGCTCAAAAAATGGGAGATCGTCAAGGAAGTTTTGATTGGATTGTAAGTCAACTAgaaaggaacaaggctaggacttatggtggtgaagtggatcctatTGAGCTTTCCGAGTGGTTTCGTGACATGGAAAAGAATTTCTCCCTTTATGATGTCCAAGATCGAGACAACGTGAAGCTTGCCTCTCATGTCCTTGTGAAGgaggccgataggtggtggatTATAACCGGACCTTCCGCCACTCAAGACCCCACCTTTGATTGGAACCATTTCAAAACTCTTGTGGAATCTCGTTTCTACCCTAAGGAACTCAAGCAACAAAAATTGAAGGAGTTCATTGATTTCAAGCAAGGAGGTCTATCCGTTCAAGCTTTCACCGACAAGTTCACTGATCTTGCTCACTATGCCCCTAAGTTCGTGAAAGATAAAGATGAACGTGTCTACTTCTACCGAAGCAAGTTGAATCTCAAGTTTGAAAgtattgatgc gaatggacctgaaagaagcAGAATTGAGCCTTTTGCTATTCTTTTAGCCTGCATTCATGAGATGGAAGGAATTAGAGCGGGAACACTAtcgccttgggatgcgtga